One Epinephelus fuscoguttatus linkage group LG10, E.fuscoguttatus.final_Chr_v1 genomic window carries:
- the LOC125895685 gene encoding uncharacterized protein LOC125895685 isoform X3: MGRAGAPKRPLTASAEHTLGSWATTSPFNSNLTSLSQKSILHVIKNPKQSGIYWASLLDSGLALESLRVQLTVEEKEHRNSTVSPKPNDITTNKDRGSPSFFSSHIVTVLVVSPVVLMAAVLPWLIWCLLRAKDTQQRQPEASPNPTVQETIEATNTVPAPPLVYSVLDFPKRPSAVLEINPSDTEYAAVSYLPENQQR; this comes from the exons ATGGGAAGGGCAGGGGCCCCAAAGAGACCACTTACT GCCTCAGCCGAGCATACACTGGGCTCATGGGCAACAACATCACCCTTCAATTCAAATTTAACGTCACTGTCACAGAAAAGCATCTTGCATGTTATAAAGAACCCCAAACAAAG TGGAATTTACTGGGCCAGTTTGTTGGACTCAGGACTCGCCCTAGAGAGTCTTCGGGTGCAGCTGACTGTTGAAGAGAAGGAGCACAGAAACAGCACAG TGTCTCCAaagccgaatgacatcacaacaAATAAAGACCGTGGAAGTCCCAGTTTCTTTTCCTCTCACATCGTCACTGTCCTTGTGGTTTCACCTGTGGTGCTGATGGCTGCAGTACTTCCCTGGTTGATCTGGTGTCTCTTGAGAGCCAAAG ACACTCAACAGCGGCAACCAGAAGCAAGCCCTAACCCCACAGTACAA GAAACAATTGAGGCAACCAACACTGTCCCTGCACCCCCTCTGGTCTACAGCGTCCTGGACTTCCCCAAAAGACCTTCAGCAGTTTTGGAGATTAATCCGAGTGATACAGAATACGCTGCTGTCAGTTATCTTCCCGAAAATCAGCAAAGGTGA
- the LOC125895685 gene encoding uncharacterized protein LOC125895685 isoform X1, with translation MPMPKKGESGLQKKKREVKKARPARDGKGRGPKETTYCLSRAYTGLMGNNITLQFKFNVTVTEKHLACYKEPQTKVAEYSKQRHFPEDGDIIIYPNKTSVFCHITNLKLNHSGIYWASLLDSGLALESLRVQLTVEEKEHRNSTVSPKPNDITTNKDRGSPSFFSSHIVTVLVVSPVVLMAAVLPWLIWCLLRAKDTQQRQPEASPNPTVQETIEATNTVPAPPLVYSVLDFPKRPSAVLEINPSDTEYAAVSYLPENQQR, from the exons ATGCCTATGCCCAAGAAAGGAGAATCAgggttgcaaaaaaaaaaaagggaagtaAAGAAAGCAAGACCGGCTCGAGATGGGAAGGGCAGGGGCCCCAAAGAGACCACTTACT GCCTCAGCCGAGCATACACTGGGCTCATGGGCAACAACATCACCCTTCAATTCAAATTTAACGTCACTGTCACAGAAAAGCATCTTGCATGTTATAAAGAACCCCAAACAAAGGTTGCTGAGTAttcaaaacaaagacattttccaGAAGATGGTGACATTATCATCTACCCTAACAAAACTTCTGTGTTTTGCCACATTACAAATCTCAAACTAAATCATAGTGGAATTTACTGGGCCAGTTTGTTGGACTCAGGACTCGCCCTAGAGAGTCTTCGGGTGCAGCTGACTGTTGAAGAGAAGGAGCACAGAAACAGCACAG TGTCTCCAaagccgaatgacatcacaacaAATAAAGACCGTGGAAGTCCCAGTTTCTTTTCCTCTCACATCGTCACTGTCCTTGTGGTTTCACCTGTGGTGCTGATGGCTGCAGTACTTCCCTGGTTGATCTGGTGTCTCTTGAGAGCCAAAG ACACTCAACAGCGGCAACCAGAAGCAAGCCCTAACCCCACAGTACAA GAAACAATTGAGGCAACCAACACTGTCCCTGCACCCCCTCTGGTCTACAGCGTCCTGGACTTCCCCAAAAGACCTTCAGCAGTTTTGGAGATTAATCCGAGTGATACAGAATACGCTGCTGTCAGTTATCTTCCCGAAAATCAGCAAAGGTGA
- the LOC125895685 gene encoding uncharacterized protein LOC125895685 isoform X2: MVDNIVLKSLGLVLIITAHMVFNGLSRAYTGLMGNNITLQFKFNVTVTEKHLACYKEPQTKVAEYSKQRHFPEDGDIIIYPNKTSVFCHITNLKLNHSGIYWASLLDSGLALESLRVQLTVEEKEHRNSTVSPKPNDITTNKDRGSPSFFSSHIVTVLVVSPVVLMAAVLPWLIWCLLRAKDTQQRQPEASPNPTVQETIEATNTVPAPPLVYSVLDFPKRPSAVLEINPSDTEYAAVSYLPENQQR, from the exons ATGGTTGACAACATCGTTTTAAAATCTCTCGGGTTAGTTTTGATCATCACAGCTCACATGGTATTCAACG GCCTCAGCCGAGCATACACTGGGCTCATGGGCAACAACATCACCCTTCAATTCAAATTTAACGTCACTGTCACAGAAAAGCATCTTGCATGTTATAAAGAACCCCAAACAAAGGTTGCTGAGTAttcaaaacaaagacattttccaGAAGATGGTGACATTATCATCTACCCTAACAAAACTTCTGTGTTTTGCCACATTACAAATCTCAAACTAAATCATAGTGGAATTTACTGGGCCAGTTTGTTGGACTCAGGACTCGCCCTAGAGAGTCTTCGGGTGCAGCTGACTGTTGAAGAGAAGGAGCACAGAAACAGCACAG TGTCTCCAaagccgaatgacatcacaacaAATAAAGACCGTGGAAGTCCCAGTTTCTTTTCCTCTCACATCGTCACTGTCCTTGTGGTTTCACCTGTGGTGCTGATGGCTGCAGTACTTCCCTGGTTGATCTGGTGTCTCTTGAGAGCCAAAG ACACTCAACAGCGGCAACCAGAAGCAAGCCCTAACCCCACAGTACAA GAAACAATTGAGGCAACCAACACTGTCCCTGCACCCCCTCTGGTCTACAGCGTCCTGGACTTCCCCAAAAGACCTTCAGCAGTTTTGGAGATTAATCCGAGTGATACAGAATACGCTGCTGTCAGTTATCTTCCCGAAAATCAGCAAAGGTGA